Proteins encoded by one window of Syntrophorhabdaceae bacterium:
- a CDS encoding UbiA-like polyprenyltransferase: protein MIKFEHTVFALPFAYIGVFLAANGFPTFREFVLITIAFTSARTYAMTLNRLLDLKYDSKNPRTTERHLVKGTIKKKTAFYGVIISLLVFVFSAYLLGPLPFALTPVAVFFLSFYHITKRFTYLSHFFLGITDGLAPAGGWVAIKGSFFSLVDLPAWLLIFIVTFWIAGFDILYQCQDVDFDRKEGLHTIPSIFGIEKALKAARLCHFITILGLIWLGVFLSFSIPYLISLVIIIWLLIKEHKLISPHDLSKLDMAFFNMNGYISIIIFFGIMISIFLNKYST, encoded by the coding sequence ATGATAAAATTCGAGCACACTGTCTTTGCCCTGCCTTTTGCATATATAGGAGTCTTCCTTGCAGCCAATGGTTTTCCCACATTCAGAGAGTTTGTCTTAATAACCATTGCCTTTACCTCTGCAAGGACATATGCCATGACACTGAACAGGCTCCTCGACCTGAAATATGATAGTAAAAATCCCAGAACCACGGAAAGGCACCTTGTAAAAGGCACTATCAAAAAAAAGACTGCCTTTTATGGAGTTATTATTTCCTTACTGGTTTTTGTATTTTCTGCATACCTCCTTGGGCCCCTTCCTTTTGCCCTTACACCTGTTGCCGTGTTTTTTCTTTCATTCTATCATATTACAAAGAGGTTTACATATCTATCCCATTTTTTCCTCGGTATTACAGATGGTCTTGCACCAGCAGGTGGATGGGTTGCCATAAAGGGCTCCTTTTTTTCCTTAGTAGACCTTCCTGCATGGTTACTCATTTTCATAGTCACCTTCTGGATAGCAGGCTTCGATATCCTCTATCAATGCCAGGATGTGGATTTTGACCGTAAGGAAGGCCTGCATACAATACCATCCATATTCGGTATAGAAAAGGCGCTGAAGGCAGCCAGATTGTGTCATTTTATTACCATACTGGGATTGATCTGGCTGGGAGTATTTCTATCTTTCAGTATCCCATATCTTATCTCTCTTGTTATTATTATTTGGCTTCTCATAAAAGAACACAAACTCATTTCACCCCATGACCTTTCCAAACTTGATATGGCTTTTTTTAACATGAACGGCTATATAAGTATTATAATCTTCTTTGGCATCATGATTTCCATCTTTTTAAATAAATATTCAACATGA
- a CDS encoding menaquinone biosynthesis decarboxylase produces the protein MDSFKDFINVLEKENELIRIKKPVSKYLEITEITDRVCKSTPDKNKALLFEQVEGFDIPIATNLFGTEKRIALCFGFNNLEEIGKKLTQLLKLDFKGGIFNILKKGGELFSLFKALSSNKIIERPLCQQLIYKDDCSLNILPIPHIWPKDGGPYITLPQVITLNPETGKRNVGMYRLQVIDHKTLLVHWQRHKHGRAHEDKTRELNVRHIPSAIVLGGDPLCIWAASAPLPPEMDEYGMVSFFREKPLEMANCVTQPLTVPAHADIVIEGYIDIEDKRMEGPFGDHTGYYTPKSLFPSFHVTAITMKKDPIYPATITGIPPMEDFWMGKAVERLALPFLKLTLPEIKDINMPSFGVFHNLLIVSIEKRFPGHARKVINALWGMGLISLTKAIVVVDDDIDIHDLYKVGWYVLGNVDWKRDVIIMEGPIDQLDHASGVDSFGGKIGIDATRKFKEEGYYGEWPEPVKMDETIIKKVEKDWASTGIF, from the coding sequence ATGGATAGCTTCAAAGACTTTATAAATGTCCTTGAAAAAGAAAACGAATTGATAAGGATAAAAAAACCTGTATCAAAATACCTGGAGATAACTGAGATAACAGATAGGGTATGCAAATCAACACCGGATAAAAACAAGGCACTTTTGTTTGAACAGGTAGAAGGTTTTGATATACCCATAGCCACCAATCTTTTCGGCACCGAAAAAAGGATTGCCCTATGCTTTGGTTTCAATAATTTAGAGGAGATTGGTAAAAAATTAACACAACTTCTAAAGTTAGATTTTAAAGGCGGCATATTTAATATATTGAAAAAAGGCGGGGAACTATTTAGCCTTTTTAAGGCCCTTTCTTCGAATAAAATCATAGAAAGGCCTTTATGCCAGCAGCTAATCTACAAAGACGATTGCTCCCTTAATATTCTACCTATACCTCATATATGGCCTAAAGACGGTGGGCCTTACATTACCCTGCCCCAAGTGATAACACTCAATCCAGAAACTGGAAAGAGAAATGTGGGGATGTATAGACTTCAGGTGATAGACCATAAAACACTCCTTGTGCACTGGCAGAGGCACAAACACGGAAGGGCACATGAAGACAAAACAAGGGAATTAAATGTTAGACATATCCCCTCTGCCATAGTTTTGGGTGGGGATCCATTGTGCATCTGGGCTGCATCTGCTCCACTCCCCCCGGAAATGGATGAATACGGGATGGTTTCTTTCTTCAGGGAAAAGCCCCTTGAAATGGCCAATTGTGTAACCCAGCCATTGACGGTTCCTGCCCATGCAGACATTGTTATAGAGGGTTATATAGATATAGAAGACAAAAGGATGGAAGGCCCTTTTGGTGACCATACCGGTTATTATACCCCTAAATCCCTGTTTCCTTCCTTTCATGTAACAGCCATAACCATGAAAAAAGACCCTATCTATCCAGCAACGATTACAGGCATACCACCTATGGAGGATTTTTGGATGGGTAAGGCAGTTGAAAGACTTGCCCTACCCTTTTTAAAACTCACGCTACCCGAGATAAAGGATATAAACATGCCTTCTTTCGGAGTTTTTCATAACCTACTTATCGTTTCTATAGAAAAAAGGTTCCCAGGCCATGCAAGAAAGGTAATAAACGCTCTATGGGGCATGGGGCTCATATCTCTTACAAAAGCTATTGTGGTTGTAGATGATGATATTGATATACATGACCTCTATAAGGTAGGCTGGTATGTCCTGGGAAATGTGGACTGGAAAAGAGACGTTATAATAATGGAAGGTCCTATTGACCAATTAGATCATGCATCCGGTGTAGATTCTTTTGGTGGAAAGATAGGCATAGATGCCACAAGGAAGTTCAAAGAGGAGGGCTACTATGGCGAATGGCCCGAGCCTGTAAAGATGGATGAAACAATTATAAAAAAGGTGGAAAAAGATTGGGCATCCACAGGAATCTTTTAA
- a CDS encoding transporter codes for MRLIKRCGEVFSKMTLIMVSIVIFPLVTHATRPFITDDAGTIGKAGYQLETGMEWSTKKDREDGVTTRETQRKLSTIFTYGITDNLDIMAGMPYLWKKRKEGGETMLNKDRLSDMTIEVKWRFYEKDGLGLTVKPGISLPTGDYRQGFGTGRVTYGAIFIISKEIEPLGFQLNTGYTRNENKIDERKDLFSASCAITYEVIKNLTIGWDMVIASNANPKASTAPASFLFGGNYKIGKYTTIDAGIKKGLNRHEIDHAFIGGFTIKF; via the coding sequence GTGAGGCTCATAAAGAGATGTGGGGAGGTCTTTTCAAAAATGACCCTAATTATGGTATCTATTGTCATATTCCCTTTAGTTACCCATGCAACAAGGCCTTTTATCACCGATGACGCAGGAACCATAGGCAAGGCCGGATATCAGTTAGAGACAGGCATGGAATGGTCTACAAAAAAAGACCGTGAAGACGGCGTTACAACAAGAGAGACCCAGAGGAAATTGTCCACCATATTTACCTACGGTATCACAGATAACCTTGATATCATGGCAGGCATGCCTTATCTATGGAAGAAGAGAAAAGAAGGCGGTGAAACAATGCTTAATAAGGACAGATTATCAGATATGACTATTGAGGTAAAATGGAGATTTTATGAAAAAGATGGTCTTGGTTTAACTGTAAAACCAGGTATAAGCCTGCCTACAGGGGATTACAGGCAGGGTTTCGGAACAGGAAGGGTTACCTATGGTGCGATCTTTATCATATCAAAGGAGATTGAGCCTTTGGGTTTTCAATTAAACACAGGATATACAAGGAACGAAAACAAAATAGATGAAAGAAAAGACCTTTTTTCAGCCTCATGTGCCATAACCTATGAAGTAATAAAAAACCTTACGATTGGCTGGGATATGGTCATAGCGAGTAATGCTAACCCTAAAGCAAGCACTGCCCCTGCTTCTTTTCTATTTGGTGGAAATTATAAAATAGGAAAATATACGACTATCGACGCAGGCATAAAGAAAGGGCTTAATAGGCATGAAATAGATCATGCATTTATAGGGGGTTTTACTATAAAATTTTAG
- the feoB gene encoding ferrous iron transport protein B — protein sequence MKYITIALAGNPNSGKTTIFNRLTGARQHVGNYPGVTVEIKEGSLNYKGYAIKVVDLPGIYSLTAYSADEIVARDFIIHEKPNLVVNIIDSSNLERNLYLTVQLMEIGIPLILVFNMIDEARARGYKYDKEKFTLFLNVPVVETIGHKGQGINELLDKIIFTVDSINFSFSGDHIFNYGEEIENEISKIKSLLDKNTSLSDGYNTRWLAIKLLENDKDLMERINSHEINRLIEERSFLIENITGEAPETLIAEKRYGLISGICQKAVLSTVEARHTVSDSIDSILTNRILGIPIFFGLMYLVFSFVFTLGDIPMGLIEESFKWLGDKGKVLWPENNLIASLIIDGIINGVGNVLVFLPNILFLFLAIAILEDSGYMARAAFIMDRLMNKIGLHGKSFIPMLIGFGCSVPAIMATRTLENRRDRLVTMLVVPLMSCGARLPIYTLIIPAFFPENLYAPILWVIYLIGVTMAILMAKILRSTTFKGEAIPFIMELPPYRMPTIRGILTHMWLRGWLYVKKAGTIILGISILMWLMSTFPGLPAHQEKKFDEERQKIESTYTEEKERSEKIALMENMRKETQLRYSIAGRIGNIIEPIIRPMGFDWKIGTALMGAFAAKEVFVAQLGIVYSIGEVKESSETLREKLKENYSPLTGFCIMLFCLIGMPCMATVAIVARESSSWRWALAQLIGLTLIAYLITTIVYQTGYFLGVGMK from the coding sequence ATGAAATACATTACAATAGCCCTTGCAGGCAATCCTAATTCTGGAAAAACTACCATATTCAACAGGCTCACAGGAGCAAGGCAACATGTGGGTAACTATCCGGGCGTAACCGTTGAAATAAAAGAAGGTTCTTTGAATTACAAAGGATATGCCATCAAGGTGGTGGACCTTCCGGGGATTTACAGTCTAACTGCCTATTCTGCCGATGAGATAGTGGCAAGGGATTTTATCATCCATGAAAAGCCCAATCTGGTGGTAAATATAATCGATTCATCTAATCTGGAAAGAAATCTTTATCTCACTGTTCAACTCATGGAAATAGGTATTCCTTTGATTCTTGTTTTTAATATGATAGATGAGGCAAGGGCGAGGGGTTATAAATACGATAAGGAAAAATTCACACTATTTTTAAATGTGCCTGTTGTGGAGACCATAGGGCATAAAGGCCAAGGCATAAACGAGCTATTGGATAAAATTATCTTTACAGTAGATTCTATAAATTTTTCTTTCAGTGGCGACCATATCTTTAACTATGGTGAAGAAATAGAAAATGAGATAAGCAAAATCAAATCCTTGCTTGATAAAAATACATCTTTATCGGATGGATATAACACACGCTGGCTTGCCATCAAACTACTGGAAAACGATAAAGATTTAATGGAACGCATTAATTCCCATGAAATCAACAGGCTAATAGAAGAGCGCAGCTTTCTTATTGAAAACATTACAGGAGAGGCCCCTGAAACATTAATTGCAGAAAAAAGATATGGTCTCATATCAGGCATCTGTCAGAAGGCAGTTTTATCAACAGTTGAAGCACGTCATACCGTATCAGACAGCATCGATAGTATCCTTACGAATCGTATCTTAGGGATACCTATCTTTTTTGGACTCATGTATCTTGTCTTCTCTTTTGTCTTTACACTCGGAGATATTCCCATGGGCTTGATAGAAGAGTCCTTTAAATGGCTTGGAGACAAAGGGAAGGTTCTGTGGCCGGAAAATAACCTTATTGCCTCACTTATAATAGACGGGATAATAAATGGTGTAGGCAATGTCCTTGTTTTCCTTCCCAATATACTCTTTCTTTTCCTGGCTATAGCTATCCTTGAGGATTCTGGATATATGGCAAGGGCAGCGTTTATCATGGATAGACTCATGAATAAAATAGGGCTTCACGGAAAGAGTTTCATACCTATGCTTATAGGTTTTGGTTGCTCTGTCCCGGCAATCATGGCTACAAGGACATTGGAGAATAGAAGGGACAGATTGGTAACCATGCTTGTTGTCCCCCTTATGAGTTGCGGTGCAAGATTACCTATTTATACACTCATTATACCTGCCTTTTTTCCAGAAAATTTATATGCCCCTATACTATGGGTCATTTACCTAATAGGTGTTACCATGGCCATTTTGATGGCAAAAATACTTCGCTCCACCACTTTTAAAGGTGAGGCGATTCCTTTTATTATGGAATTACCTCCTTATCGCATGCCTACCATAAGGGGTATTTTAACCCATATGTGGCTTAGAGGCTGGCTGTATGTAAAAAAGGCAGGGACAATAATACTCGGTATATCTATTCTCATGTGGTTGATGAGCACATTCCCAGGTTTACCTGCTCACCAGGAAAAAAAATTTGATGAAGAAAGACAAAAAATTGAATCTACATATACTGAAGAAAAAGAAAGGTCAGAGAAGATAGCTTTAATGGAAAATATGCGAAAGGAGACACAACTCCGTTACAGCATCGCCGGCAGGATAGGTAACATCATAGAACCCATCATCAGACCCATGGGTTTTGATTGGAAAATAGGCACTGCCCTTATGGGTGCATTCGCTGCAAAAGAGGTCTTTGTTGCACAGCTTGGCATTGTCTATTCCATAGGTGAGGTAAAAGAATCTTCTGAAACACTGAGAGAAAAGCTAAAAGAGAACTATTCGCCCCTTACAGGATTCTGTATAATGCTGTTCTGTCTTATTGGTATGCCTTGTATGGCAACGGTAGCCATAGTTGCCCGTGAAAGCAGTTCATGGAGATGGGCGCTGGCACAACTTATAGGTCTTACGCTCATTGCTTATTTGATTACCACCATTGTGTATCAAACAGGCTACTTCTTAGGAGTAGGTATGAAATAA
- a CDS encoding FeoA family protein has protein sequence MSHKAHFIPLAYVNEGSRVRIVRMDLGRGLKARLTAMGIIPNTEIEVVMNSLKGPFVISIKGSRIILGRGIASKIMVT, from the coding sequence ATGAGCCATAAGGCACATTTTATACCTCTTGCGTATGTTAACGAAGGAAGTCGTGTTCGGATTGTTAGGATGGATTTAGGTCGGGGGCTAAAGGCAAGACTTACTGCCATGGGTATTATCCCTAACACAGAAATAGAGGTGGTCATGAATTCATTAAAAGGCCCTTTTGTAATCTCCATAAAGGGCAGTCGTATCATCCTTGGCCGTGGAATCGCAAGTAAGATTATGGTCACATAA
- a CDS encoding DtxR family transcriptional regulator, with protein sequence MSSTETISASMEDYLEAIYEIITEKSAVRPRDIAKRLNISYPSVTGALKLLAEKKLIHYTPYDLIKLTKEGEAAAKDVLRRHEILRDFFTEVLAVPYEEADAAACEMEHSIPKKLIERFVSFIEFVDTCPRGGSKWIKGFAYHCHNEGAMDNCKECILSCLDELKSKSGSDSKDTAKISSLKDLKPGNKCRVVKINSQGDVKKRLLDMGITPGSLIELERIAPLGDPIDIKIRGYHLSIRKDEAEMIEVEVI encoded by the coding sequence ATGTCATCAACAGAAACCATTTCTGCAAGTATGGAGGATTACTTGGAGGCTATATATGAGATTATTACTGAAAAGAGTGCGGTAAGACCCCGTGATATAGCAAAGAGACTGAATATCAGTTATCCTTCTGTAACAGGTGCTTTAAAATTACTGGCAGAAAAGAAGCTCATACATTATACACCTTATGACTTAATAAAACTGACAAAGGAAGGGGAGGCTGCTGCAAAAGATGTATTAAGAAGACACGAGATATTACGTGATTTTTTTACTGAAGTCCTGGCAGTGCCCTATGAAGAGGCTGACGCTGCAGCCTGTGAGATGGAACATTCAATACCTAAAAAACTTATAGAACGTTTTGTGAGCTTTATAGAATTTGTCGATACATGCCCAAGAGGCGGAAGTAAATGGATTAAAGGGTTTGCCTATCACTGTCATAATGAAGGCGCTATGGACAATTGCAAGGAATGCATTCTTAGCTGTCTGGATGAATTAAAATCAAAATCAGGATCAGATAGTAAAGATACGGCAAAGATATCAAGTTTAAAGGACTTAAAACCGGGTAATAAATGTAGGGTCGTAAAAATAAACAGTCAGGGGGATGTAAAAAAGCGCCTCCTTGATATGGGAATTACACCCGGTTCGCTCATTGAACTGGAACGCATCGCCCCTCTCGGTGATCCGATTGATATAAAGATAAGGGGGTATCACCTTTCCATAAGAAAGGATGAGGCAGAAATGATAGAGGTTGAGGTCATATAA
- a CDS encoding HD domain-containing protein, producing MSFEASKRFMSIPPGAIIPGSLPKFKIFIKTFGGKYILWALEGNVVTEEQLKKLAENGHDEVFVDLEEEVQYEEYLESHLTEIVNNKSINNDHKVNIISRVSTNIVKNSFETTIESGFVDPDIIERMQNLVNNALVYIDQYNSLAALSKLLGHDYQTYEHATKVFWLTIAFLCKNHDVMEEIKKEEDNLTHENLIQQCGIAAILHDIGKAYIPKEILYKKGPLDDLEWEKIKKHPLNGVAMLIDSRIPTFVKKAVLHHHENYDGTGYPFNLEKGNISCLARIMRIIDVFDAMTSNRPYKKALSPREVIKIMVSRPSFVKQRDNGMRNCFDENLLKKFIILLGKIKITRK from the coding sequence ATGTCATTTGAAGCAAGCAAAAGATTTATGTCCATCCCTCCAGGTGCTATAATACCCGGGAGCCTTCCAAAATTCAAAATCTTCATAAAAACCTTTGGTGGAAAATATATCCTCTGGGCATTAGAGGGCAATGTGGTTACAGAAGAACAGTTGAAAAAGCTGGCTGAAAATGGCCATGATGAGGTTTTTGTAGACCTTGAAGAAGAGGTCCAATATGAGGAATATCTTGAAAGTCACCTAACAGAGATTGTAAACAATAAGTCCATCAATAATGACCATAAGGTCAATATCATAAGCAGGGTATCTACAAATATAGTAAAAAATTCCTTCGAGACAACAATAGAGAGCGGTTTTGTTGACCCAGATATCATTGAAAGGATGCAAAATCTTGTAAATAACGCCTTAGTTTACATAGATCAGTATAATTCTTTGGCTGCCTTGTCTAAATTACTGGGACATGATTACCAGACATACGAGCATGCCACAAAGGTCTTCTGGCTTACAATTGCCTTTTTGTGTAAAAATCATGATGTGATGGAGGAGATAAAAAAAGAGGAAGATAACTTGACCCACGAAAATTTAATACAGCAATGTGGTATTGCTGCAATCCTACATGACATTGGAAAGGCATATATACCAAAAGAGATATTATATAAAAAAGGGCCGCTGGATGATCTGGAATGGGAAAAGATAAAGAAACATCCATTAAACGGTGTTGCCATGCTTATAGACTCAAGGATACCTACTTTTGTAAAAAAGGCAGTGTTACACCATCATGAGAATTACGACGGCACAGGTTATCCCTTTAATCTTGAAAAGGGCAATATAAGCTGTTTGGCCCGTATTATGCGCATAATAGATGTTTTTGATGCCATGACATCCAATAGACCTTATAAAAAGGCGCTTTCACCAAGAGAGGTTATAAAGATCATGGTAAGCCGGCCATCATTTGTAAAACAAAGAGATAATGGCATGAGAAACTGCTTTGATGAAAACCTGCTTAAAAAATTCATTATACTTTTAGGAAAGATCAAGATAACAAGGAAATAA
- a CDS encoding DUF333 domain-containing protein has protein sequence MSFIFNSLVLWIIFFLLTSAVCYAQESDVSFAWKTESKAQIANPASVYCLKSGGTLSIRKHKDGGEYGVCVFKDNKECEEWALFRGECPIGGIDIGNFKTHDPFRYCSIIGTIDAPDARYTGKEKPDSIMKSMIKQGIISADAPPEFMGNFVWRCMYHRVWVCLYGANIPCTDKANISKEPSFEMMEYCKQNPSSDNIPAYVTGRTTVYAWGCSNGRPFILKQVHQVDHEGFIKAYWYELGQE, from the coding sequence ATGTCTTTTATTTTTAATAGTCTGGTATTATGGATAATATTTTTTCTTTTAACATCGGCAGTCTGTTATGCCCAGGAAAGTGATGTAAGTTTTGCCTGGAAAACAGAATCTAAAGCTCAGATTGCCAATCCTGCCTCTGTATATTGTTTAAAATCTGGTGGCACATTGTCTATAAGAAAACACAAAGACGGCGGTGAATATGGGGTATGCGTATTCAAGGATAACAAAGAGTGTGAAGAGTGGGCTTTATTTAGAGGTGAATGTCCCATAGGGGGTATAGATATAGGAAATTTTAAAACCCATGACCCCTTTAGATACTGTTCTATTATAGGCACAATTGATGCACCTGATGCGAGATACACAGGCAAGGAGAAACCAGATTCTATTATGAAAAGCATGATAAAACAGGGTATTATCTCTGCTGATGCACCTCCTGAGTTTATGGGTAATTTTGTTTGGAGGTGTATGTATCATAGGGTATGGGTTTGTCTGTATGGGGCAAACATACCTTGCACAGACAAGGCAAATATATCAAAAGAACCTTCTTTTGAAATGATGGAATATTGCAAACAAAATCCTTCATCAGACAATATACCTGCCTATGTAACAGGAAGGACAACGGTCTATGCCTGGGGATGCAGCAATGGCAGACCATTCATATTAAAACAGGTCCATCAGGTAGACCATGAAGGGTTTATAAAGGCATATTGGTATGAATTGGGACAGGAGTAA
- a CDS encoding GntR family transcriptional regulator, with protein MNNFGEIEKIQGRVLMGDIVYKKLKDAIKNGMFSPHMRLIEEKIANMIGTSRTPVREVFQRLEKDGLIYKRSKGGYAVSEGIENNAKEFLELSAGLVGYAVFLATRKMPDNAIKSLEDIIKAEEKFIEAKDYNTFFLNNMKFYIMLGHYSKNTILFKMLNNLSGENFKIKKTNGDLYELIRVRLNLHKKIIFYIKNRDPYGAEKYARRDMTMNMKEYTSCYESPYKTVMKSISNFS; from the coding sequence ATGAATAATTTTGGTGAGATAGAAAAAATTCAAGGACGTGTTTTAATGGGGGATATTGTTTACAAAAAATTAAAAGATGCCATAAAAAATGGAATGTTTTCGCCTCATATGAGATTAATAGAGGAAAAGATTGCCAATATGATAGGAACAAGCAGAACGCCGGTAAGAGAAGTCTTTCAGAGATTAGAGAAAGATGGCCTCATTTATAAAAGATCTAAAGGTGGTTATGCGGTGTCTGAGGGCATAGAGAACAATGCAAAAGAATTTTTAGAGTTATCAGCGGGATTGGTGGGATATGCAGTTTTTTTGGCAACTCGAAAAATGCCTGATAATGCCATCAAATCCCTTGAGGATATTATCAAGGCTGAGGAAAAATTTATCGAGGCAAAGGATTATAATACCTTCTTCTTGAATAATATGAAGTTTTACATCATGCTTGGTCATTATTCAAAAAATACGATTCTTTTTAAGATGTTAAATAATTTGTCAGGTGAAAACTTTAAGATAAAAAAAACAAATGGGGATTTGTATGAGCTTATTAGAGTAAGGTTAAATCTCCATAAAAAGATTATCTTTTATATAAAAAACCGTGATCCTTACGGAGCAGAAAAATATGCAAGAAGGGATATGACCATGAATATGAAGGAATATACCTCGTGTTATGAATCTCCATATAAGACAGTAATGAAGAGCATATCAAATTTTAGCTGA
- a CDS encoding M48 family metallopeptidase produces MLTINDFKKEVFKWANEIGVTPKEVHLKKMTRKWASCSSKGRLTFSYELLTKSKEIRARVIVHELLHLKYPSHNKLFHALLSAYLAKKGMLKDSILV; encoded by the coding sequence ATGTTAACAATTAATGACTTTAAAAAAGAAGTATTTAAATGGGCTAATGAGATAGGGGTTACCCCAAAAGAGGTGCACCTCAAAAAAATGACCAGAAAATGGGCAAGTTGTTCAAGCAAAGGACGATTAACCTTTTCTTACGAACTACTTACCAAGTCGAAAGAAATAAGAGCAAGGGTTATTGTCCACGAACTTCTACATTTAAAATATCCCTCGCACAATAAATTGTTCCATGCCCTCCTTTCAGCCTATCTTGCCAAGAAAGGAATGCTTAAAGATTCTATACTTGTATAG